From a single Notolabrus celidotus isolate fNotCel1 chromosome 7, fNotCel1.pri, whole genome shotgun sequence genomic region:
- the mettl26 gene encoding methyltransferase-like 26, with the protein MLSAAAAERNKEPILSVLRENVNVGRPLQALEISSGTGQHVTHFAQALRNIIWQPSEYDRQSLASIEAYRAHYQLHNVRPVIHLDASLPHQYWGGIQSESLDLVVNINMIHITPMACTEGLFRGAGAVLKPQGLLLTYGPYAVNGHITPQSNVDFDYSLRQRNPEWGLRDISLLSSIAQRNGLFLEKLMDMPANNKCLLFRKESLV; encoded by the exons ATGCTGAGCGCAGCGGCCGCAGAGAGGAATAAGGAGCCGATCCTGTCGGTGCTCCGGGAGAACGTGAACGTCGGGAGACCCCTGCAGGCTCTGGAGATCTCCTCCGGTACTGGGCAGCATGTCACACACTTCGCTCAGGCCCTGCGGAATATCATCTGGCAGCCTTCAGAGTATGACCGACAGTCCTTGGCCAG TATAGAAGCGTACAGAGCGCACTATCAGCTGCACAATGTGAGACCAGTCATCCACCTGGATGCTTCTCTGCCTCATCAGTACTGGGGAGGCATCCAGTCAGAGAGCCTTGATCTGGTAGTCAATATCAACATGATACACATTACTCCCATGGCTTGCACGGAG GGTTTATTCAGAGGGGCTGGGGCAGTGTTGAAGCCGCAGGGTCTTCTCCTGACATATGGA CCATACGCAGTAAACGGTCATATCACCCCTCAAAGTAATGTGGACTTTGACTACAGCTTACGGCAGAG GAATCCAGAGTGGGGACTCAGGGATATCTCCCTCCTCAGTTCTATAGCACAAAGAAACGGTTTATTCCTGGAGAAACTA ATGGATATGCCTGCAAACAACAAGTGTCTTCTGTTCAGGAAGGAGAGTCTGGTGTGA
- the zp3c gene encoding zona pellucida sperm-binding protein 3 encodes MELKHACLLLLLFCSAYGNQFRGGPGHALFLEDPELEWERMETVIGEEQAQAPVTDAKFLRSSTSYGTSTSGAKKVPEYVIVSASKIQKEAFKPEKGARPLPNSVKELLLAGTATAKASGKAARPNLVEILCHVDRMYVRVLREIFKTKDAWKDLKLGSCPVNQGTKQHYYFLYLLTSKCAFRKENNVDDLSIRNSLSYNPSTTVVREMPFSIPLQCKFPRFFHSYKVGFYPKLQGGTVFKALQPKSTYTLTPQDASGNEITGAKTYTLGQPMFFEAKRPGGTAKSADQRIYVKKCFMTAAKDPNSNPKYTVIDNHGCMIDGKLTDQSKFLTGDSKMVQKFSIGALIFKDSISSSSSSQQLYMHCEISVGKLTPTASSKACNYDATTKKWKELYGGDSVCTCCDSSCSSAYLKASRNLISSHSWKVDLRNKDEDMDFRPLMKIAEADSINFEDPGMEEHRDFVNYWEHDY; translated from the exons ATGGAGCTGAAGCATGCTTgtcttttgttgttgctgttttgctCTGCCTATGGTAACCAGTTTAGAGGTGGACCTGGCCATGCCCTGTTTTTGGAGGATCCTGAATTGGAGTGGGAAAGAATGGAGACAGTAATTGGGGAAGAACAAGCACAAGCCCCTGTGACTGATGCCAAATTCTTGAGGAGCTCAACTAGTTATGGAACTTCAACAAGTGGTGCAAAGAAGGTTCCTGAGTATGTGATCGTCTCAGCCTCCAAAATCCAGAAAGAGGCCTTCAAGCCAGAAAAGGGTGCCAGACCCCTCCCTAACTCTGTCAAGGAACTTTTACTAGCAGGTACAGCTACTGCCAAGGCATCTGGAAAAGCAGCCAGACCAAATCTAGTTGAAATCTTGTGCCATGTTGACAGAATGTATGTAAGAGTCCTAAGAGAGATTTTCAAGACCAAGGATGCATGGAAAGATTTGAAACTAGGCAGCTGTCCTGTTAACCAAGGAACCAAACAGCATTATTACTTTCTGTACCTGCTGACGAGCAAGTGTGCATTCAGAAAAGAG aatAATGTGGATGACTTGTCAATTCGCAATTCTCTCAGCTACAATCCAAGCACTACAGTTGTCAGGGAAATGCCGTTTAGCATTCCACTGCAGTGTAAATTTCCCAG GTTTTTTCACTCCTACAAAGTTGGATTCTACCCTAAACTACAGGGAGGTACAGTGTTTAAAGCACTTCAACCGAAGAGCACTTACACCCTTACTCCTCAAGATG CATCAGGGAATGAAATCACTGGTGCTAAAACTTACACCCTGGGCCAGCCAATGTTCTTCGAGGCCAAGCGACCTGGTGGCACAGCTAAATCTGCAGATCAAAGAATATATGTCAAGAAGTGCTTCATGACGGCCGCCAAAGACCCCAACTCAAACCCTAAATACACGGTCATTGACAACCATGG CTGTATGATTGATGGCAAGCTGACTGACCAGTCCAAGTTTCTCACCGGTGACTCAAAGATGGTCCAGAAATTCAGTATAGGAGCTTTGATTTTCAAGGACTcgatttcctcctcctcatcatcacag CAACTCTACATGCACTGTGAGATCTCTGTGGGGAAACTTACACCAACTGCAAGTTCAAAGGCCTGCAATTATGATGCAACTACTAAAAA GTGGAAGGAGCTCTATGGTGGTGATTCTGTTTGCACCTGCTGtgactccagctgctcctcGGCATACCTTAAAG CTTCAAGGAATTTGATTTCCAGTCACTCGTGGAAGGTCGACTTGCGCAATAAGGATGAAGACATGGACTTTCGACCTCTGATGAAAATAGCAGAAGCTGACTCCATCAACTTTGAAGACCCTGGCATGGAAGAGCACAGGGACTTCGTGAACTACTGGGAGCATGATTATTAA
- the LOC117815790 gene encoding ras-related protein Rab-40C-like, translating into MRGMMGTQSSPVKSYDYLLKFLLVGDSDVGKGEILESLQDGSVESPYAYSSGIDYKTTTILLDGRRVKLELWDTSGQGRFCTIFRSYSRGAQGILLVYDITNEWSFDGIDRWIREIDEHAPGVPRILVGNRLHLAFKRQVPTEQARAYAEKNSMTFFEVSPLCNFNVIESFTELSRIVLMRHGMEKFWRPNKVFSLQDLCCRSIVSCTPVHLIDKLPLPVAIKSHLKSFSMANGMNAVMMHGRSYSVANSAASGGGSGSKANSLKRSKSFRPPQSPPKNSSSSSKGNCKIS; encoded by the exons ATGCGTGGGATGATGGGGACACAGAGCAGCCCTGTCAAGAGTTACGATTATCTCCTGAAGTTCCTTCTGGTGGGAGACAGCGATGTGGGAAAGGGAGAGATCTTGGAAAGTTTGCAAGACGGTTCAGTAGAGTCGCCCTATGCCTACAGcagtg GGATTGATTACAAGACAACCACAATTCTGCTGGATGGGAGAAGAGTGAAGTTAGAGTTATG GGACACATCAGGGCAGGGCAGATTCTGCACCATCTTCCGGTCTTATTCTCGTGGAGCACAG GGTATTTTGCTTGTATATGACATCACTAACGAGTGGTCGTTTGATGGCATCGACCGCTGGATCCGGGAAATTGATGAG CATGCCCCAGGAGTACCCAGGATCTTGGTGGGCAACCGCCTTCATCTGGCTTTCAAGCGGCAGGTTCCAACAGAGCAGGCGAGGGCTTATGCAGAAAAGAACAGCATGACTTTCTTTGAGGTCAGTCCACTCTGCAACTTCAATGTCATCGAGTCCTTCACAGAACTTTCCCGCATTGTGCTGATGAGGCACGGGATGGAGAAATTCTGGAGGCCCAACAAAG tcTTCAGCCTCCAGGATCTGTGCTGCCGCTCCATCGTCTCCTGCACACCCGTGCACCTTATCGACAAACTGCCCCTCCCTGTTGCCATCAAATCCCACCTCAAGTCTTTCTCTATGGCCAATGGCATGAATGCAGTCATGATGCATGGACGCTCCTACTCAGTGGCCAACAGTGCAGCCTCGGGTGGGGGCAGTGGAAGCAAAGCAAACAGCCTGAAACGGTCAAAGTCCTTCAGGCCTCCTCAGAGTCCTCCAAAgaactcctcctcatcctctaaAGGGAACTGTAAGATCTCATAG
- the wfikkn1 gene encoding WAP, Kazal, immunoglobulin, Kunitz and NTR domain-containing protein, which translates to MYKYPLKLSEDRCIKSQIWHDASNSNKLVLRWIRAYFFMLCVCKVPELSLCASVAGSKVEHEGFCPNKLNSNLWVDAQSTCERECEVDEDCAGFEKCCTNVCGLNSCVAARFSDGTPAQPDGQGGGEGGDAPAITATCEGFICSQQGAICDIWDGQPICKCQDRCEKEPNFTCASDGLTYFNRCYMDAEACIRGVTLTVVACRFYLAGPNTSPLPQDTTANPTPTSLPEDPLPPTLYSNPHHQSIYVGGTISFHCDVVGVPRPDVTWEKQSERRERLVMRPDQMYGNVVITNIGQLVIYNAQVWDTGIYTCIARNSVGVLRADYPLSVIRRADDDFSEDPEMPMGRPFSPADCLAEVDVRVCSSERHVDWYYDGKLGSCMAFSNGGCDDSRNRFETFEECKASCQREGMGICSLPAVQGPCKAWEPRWAWNSVMKQCQAFIYGGCHGNANSFPTKKECEANCPQAKKKPCKTCRVKGKMVPSICRSDFAIVGRLTELVEDLDSGLARFSLEEVLRDEKMGLTFFNTKHLEVTIAKIDWSCPCPNITMEENPLLVMGVVQDGMAIIQSDSYVRAITERRLKKIREILGKKTCEAL; encoded by the exons ATGTATAAATACCCTCTAAAACTTTCGGAGGATAGATGTATAAAGAGTCAAATTTGGCATGATGCATCTAACTCAAATAAACTAGTATTACGCTGGATACGTGCGTATTTCTTCATGTTATGCGTTTGCAAAGTACCAGAACTTTCTTTGTGTGCAAGTGTGGCAGGATCCAAAGTTGAACACGAAGGATTTTGTCCCAACAAGCTGAATTCAAATCTGTGGGTTGATGCGCAAAGCACCTGCGAGAGAGAATGCGAGGTCGACGAG GACTGTGCTGGCTTTGAGAAGTGCTGCACCAACGTGTGTGGCCTCAACAGCTGTGTGGCTGCGCGTTTCTCAGATGGCACCCCTGCCCAGCCAGACGgccagggaggaggagaaggaggtgaTGCCCCAGCCATCACGGCTACCTGTGAGGGCTTCATCTGCAGCCAGCAGGGAGCAATATGTGACATCTGGGACGGACAGCCTATCTGCAAGTGCCAGGACCGGTGTGAGAAAGAGCCCAACTTTACCTGTGCTTCAGACGGCCTCACTTACTTCAACCGCTGCTACATGGACGCAGAGGCCTGCATCAGAGGGGTGACTTTAACTGTGGTCGCCTGCCGCTTCTACCTAGCTGGGCCCAACACCAGCCCACTTCCGCAGGACACCACGGCTAACCCCACCCCTACATCCTTGCCGGAGGACCCCTTACCCCCCACACTGTACTCCAACCCTCATCACCAGTCCATCTACGTGGGAGGCACAATCAGCTTTCACTGTGACGTCGTTGGAGTCCCACGACCTGACGTGACCTGGGAGAAGCAGAGTGAGAGGCGTGAACGTCTGGTCATGAGGCCTGACCAGATGTATGGCAATGTTGTTATCACCAACATCGGTCAGCTTGTAATCTACAATGCCCAGGTGTGGGATACAGGTATCTACACGTGCATTGCCCGGAACTCTGTCGGAGTTCTTCGAGCAGATTATCCGCTGTCTGTCATCCGGCGGGCTGATGATGATTTCTCTGAGGACCCTGAGATGCCCATGGGGCGGCCCTTCTCCCCAGCAGACTGCCTGGCTGAAGTAGATGTGAGAGTGTGCAGTAGTGAGCGCCATGTTGATTGGTATTATGACGGTAAGCTGGGTTCCTGCATGGCCTTCAGCAATGGTGGATGTGATGACAGCCGCAACAGATTTGAGACTTTCGAAGAGTGCAAGGCATCCTGTCAGAGGGAGGGGATGGGGATCTGCTCCTTGCCTGCAGTCCAGGGTCCATGCAAGGCCTGGGAACCACGATGGGCCTGGAACTCCGTCATGAAACAGTGCCAAGCCTTTATTTATGGTGGCTGCCATGGGAACGCGAACAGTTTCCCCACCAAGAAGGAGTGTGAGGCTAACTGCCCTCAAGCCAAAAAGAAACCATGTAAGACGTGCCGGGTGAAAGGAAAAATGGTGCCAAGCATATGTCGGAGTGACTTTGCCATTGTGGGGCGTCTGACAGAGCTGGTGGAGGATCTGGACTCTGGGTTAGCCCGCTTCAGCCTGGAGGAGGTCCTGAGGGATGAAAAGATGGGCTTGACTTTCTTTAACACCAAACACCTTGAGGTGACTATTGCCAAGATAGACTGGAGCTGCCCCTGCCCAAACATCACCATGGAGGAGAACCCTCTGCTGGTGATGGGCGTTGTGCAGGATGGCATGGCCATCATTCAGTCGGACAGCTACGTGAGAGCTATAACCGAACGCAGACTCAAAAAGATACGAGAGATTCTGGGCAAAAAGACTTGTGAGGCATTGTGA
- the LOC117816157 gene encoding calcium homeostasis modulator protein 1, translated as MDKFRMMFQFLQSNQESFMNGICGIMALASAQMYSSFEFSCPCMPEYNYTYGIGLLVIPPIWFFMLGFVLNNNVSVLAEEWKRPTGKRSKDPTILRYMFCSITQRSLIAPAVWVSVTLMDGKSFLCAFSVNLDLDRFGNYSVVRGMSEVERLRMLARIPCKDLFEHQEIRDAASRYIKCISQACGWMFLLMMTLTAFMIRAVRPCFTQAAFLKTKYWSHYIDIERKMFDETCKEHAKSFAKVCIQQYFENISGEMHSFHKHRSSRDDSDDEDEENKKSDEEKLLGIRAQDDMNKVLWNWHTCKPALSLRKDQIDGQNNGKLNGEVNGAANGFVKGHTHEVEKREWAVYYSKV; from the exons ATGGATAAGTTTCGTATGATGTTTCAGTTCCTCCAATCCAACCAGGAATCTTTTATGAATGGGATCTGTGGTATCATGGCACTAGCCAGTGCTCAGATGTACTCTTCCTTTGAGTTCAGCTGCCCCTGTATGCCTGAATACAACTACACATACGGGATAGGACTGCTTGTCATTCCCCCCATATGGTTCTTCATGTTGGGTTTTGTGTTGAACAATAATGTGTCTGTGCTGGCAGAGGAGTGGAAGAGACCCACGGGGAAACGGAGTAAGGATCCAACAATCCTTCGCTACATGTTCTGTTCAATCACACAGAGATCCTTGATCGCACCTGCTGTGTGGGTGTCTGTCACTCTCATGGATGGGAAGAGCTTCCTCTGTGCTTTCAGCGTAAACCTGGATCTCGACAGGTTTGGGAATTACAGTGTGGTGAGGGGGATGTCAGAGGTGGAGAGGCTAAGGATGCTGGCAAGAATTCCATGCAAGGACTTGTTTGAGCATCAGGAGATAAGAGACGCAGCATCACGATACATCAAGTGTATATCACAG GCATGTGGATGGATGTTCCTGCTCATGATGACCTTGACAGCCTTCATGATCCGGGCCGTTCGACCATGTTTCACTCAAGCCGCCTTCCTCAAGACAAAGTACTGGTCTCATTACATCGACATTGAGCGCAAGATGTTTGATGAGACATGCAAAGAGCATGCCAAGAGTTTTGCCAAGGTTTGCATCCAGCAGTACTTTGAGAACATCAGCGGGGAGATGCACAGCTTCCACAAACATCGCTCCAGCAGGGACGACAGTGACGATGAGGATGAGGAAAATAAGAAAAGTGATGAAGAAAAGCTCCTGGGTATCAGAGCTCAGGATGATATGAACAAAGTTTTATGGAACTGGCACACCTGTAAGCCGGCCCTGAGTCTGAGAAAGGACCAAATAGATGGACAAAACAATGGTAAACTGAATGGAGAGGTCAATGGAGCAGCTAATGGATTTGTAAAGGGACACACCCATGAGGTGGAGAAAAGGGAATGGGCGGTGTACTACAGtaaggtctga
- the LOC117815787 gene encoding inositol 1,4,5-trisphosphate receptor-interacting protein, with amino-acid sequence MQDTLLRVFVVAVGLLTCPRDDPVVQRLDDITPSRMQKHQQRLMGGGNKLDNLMEPVNEEMTHTDSRGPPGDKQDIRKEKNPSAQHVTEGEHISHLGDVTALKGNSQLDTQSKQRGDVLVDGALDGPDGKQDQTEEKEETSSKEQESAPSHLHTKTSENETSEEASAEWEKDYLWYLWNTLSIISVIRFVRKCMGRNPDVKPEENRGSPVACTDAEVPLLDGNTLQRFHSKYVKISADNKWKEVFLEGFVDDLITAMRKVCHKSGSMVIEDFQMLNACNVIVPIIPPDPCSFQCLLWNNQASDQLPDMQVCGQIKLVERKESQGGCSCQSPDADDMVCLLHCETERVKGKITDVYGGLLCVKNSQFLSKSQVTRWFQSTIKEAWAQISHKYEFELSIRYLDAPGALVVRFRSGKKISFSVNPVVRFNNGAHFTITPCSPTNLDTLWTLSLTNYENHFLKNISKHLPQNSCHSVTLEIAIFLHRRQTALLGSSVLMDFHFKTALMHLLLTSEASQWKAEHVAVRLQDLLAFMGRSLEKKQLHHVLVGNPLAQRVIVELPDEFTQAQTVNLFHPLVVHSCIYRNAVMHFQEMLKNAHMLIQEYVDQCNDNCSV; translated from the coding sequence ATGCAAGACACCCTGCTGCGAGTGTTTGTGGTGGCTGTGGGTCTCCTAACGTGTCCCAGGGATGACCCTGTGGTTCAGAGACTGGATGATATAACTCCATCCAGGATGCAAAAGCACCAACAGAGGCTGATGGGAGGTGGTAACAAACTAGACAACCTGATGGAACCTGTGAATGAGGAaatgacacacactgacagcagagGGCCTCCTGGTGACAAACAAGACATACGCAAAGAGAAAAATCCATCTGCTCAACATGTTACTGAGGGAgaacacatttcacatttaggAGATGTGACTGCTCTGAAGGGAAATTCACAGCTTGACACGCAGAgcaaacagagaggagatgtcCTGGTTGATGGTGCTTTAGACGGACCAGATGGGAAACAAGACCAGActgaggagaaagaagagacCAGCTCCAAAGAACAGGAGTCTGCTCCGTCACACCTTCACACCAAGACGTCAGAAAATGAAACTTCAGAGGAGGCCAGCGCTGAATGGGAGAAAGATTACCTCTGGTACCTGTGGAACACACTGTCCATCATTTCAGTGATCCGCTTTGTCAGGAAATGCATGGGGAGAAATCCTGATGTGaaaccagaagaaaacagggGTTCCCCTGTGGCCTGCACGGATGCTGAAGTGCCACTTTTAGACGGAAACACTCTGCAGAGATTTCATTCTAAATATGTGAAAATCTCTGCAGATAATAAGTGGAAGGAGGTGTTCTTGGAGGGGTTTGTAGATGATCTAATAACGGCCATGAGGAAAGTGTGTCATAAAAGTGGAAGTATGGTGATTGAGGACTTTCAGATGTTGAATGCATGTAATGTCATCGTCCCCATCATTCCACCGGATCCATGCAGTTTTCAGTGTCTCCTCTGGAACAATCAGGCAAGTGACCAGCTTCCAGACATGCAGGTTTGTGGTCAGATAAAGCTGgtggaaagaaaggaaagccaaggtgGCTGCTCCTGTCAGTCACCTGATGCAGATGATATGGTCTGTCTGCTGCattgtgagacagagagagtaaaGGGGAAGATTACTGATGTGTATGGTGGTCTCCTTTGTGTGAAGAACTCACAGTTCCTTTCAAAATCACAGGTAACTAGGTGGTTTCAGAGCACCATCAAAGAGGCGTGGGCACAGATTTCACACAAGTATGAGTTTGAGCTGTCCATACGCTACCTTGATGCTCCTGGTGCTCTGGTGGTTCGATTCAGATCAGGGAAGAAAATCAGCTTCAGTGTGAACCCTGTGGTTAGATTTAACAATGGTGCCCATTTCACCATCACACCCTGCTCTCCAACAAACCTGGACACTTTGTGGACACTCTCCCTGACAAACTATgaaaatcacttcttaaaaaacatttctaaacACCTGCCTCAAAACTCATGTCACAGTGTAACTCTTGAAATTGCAATTTTCCTTCACAGGAGACAAACAGCATTGTTAGGGAGCAGTGTGCTCATGgactttcattttaaaactgctCTAATGCATCTGCTTCTGACCTCTGAGGCATCACAGTGGAAAGCAGAACATGTGGCTGTTAGGTTGCAAGACTTACTGGCCTTCATGGGGAGAAGCCTTGAGAAAAAGCAGTTGCACCATGTTCTTGTAGGAAACCCTTTAGCTCAGAGGGTTATTGTTGAACTTCCTGATGAATTCACTCAAGCACAGACTGTGAATCTCTTCCATCCCCTTGTGGTTCACAGCTGCATCTACAGAAATGCAGTGATGCACTTCCAGGAAATGCTTAAAAATGCACACATGCTAATACAAGAGTATGTTGATCAGTGCAATGATAACTGCTCAGTATGA